The following proteins are encoded in a genomic region of Synechococcus sp. ROS8604:
- a CDS encoding TolC family protein: MNSSRCDLVLSRYLSALGLICSTFAPVAAQTIAAPLDRDDTTEQLEKNWERLNTQVNANDTLTGPAPAIESSDDLRTLEIPERLIDVNAPPSGVLTEQDAQPDPLLRLPSSTDSQTRVLSLTLEKAVTTAFRNNPSLGAQRDLIEAQAATIASESSRYWPTISVFANLDGFQSGTTIYTPYGNNTYGLGSLFNQEDQTPNFALTKNGKDISGVSAGPFYQPPGGGHRVGLQWGLRRCGASSRLRHH; this comes from the coding sequence TTGAATTCCTCCCGATGTGATCTGGTCCTCAGCCGTTACCTGTCCGCGCTCGGATTGATTTGCAGCACCTTCGCGCCCGTCGCCGCTCAGACCATTGCGGCTCCGCTTGATCGAGACGACACAACAGAACAACTTGAGAAAAACTGGGAACGACTGAACACCCAGGTCAACGCTAATGACACGTTGACCGGTCCAGCACCAGCGATCGAGAGCAGTGACGATCTCCGAACCCTGGAAATCCCCGAACGACTGATCGATGTCAATGCTCCCCCCTCCGGTGTGCTGACAGAACAAGACGCGCAGCCTGATCCACTTCTTCGCCTTCCTTCATCCACTGACAGCCAAACACGCGTCCTTTCTCTCACTCTTGAAAAGGCTGTCACGACGGCCTTCCGCAACAACCCTTCCCTAGGCGCTCAGCGAGATTTAATCGAGGCGCAGGCCGCCACCATTGCATCCGAATCAAGTCGCTATTGGCCAACGATCAGTGTGTTTGCCAATCTGGATGGATTTCAAAGCGGAACAACCATCTACACCCCCTACGGCAACAACACCTACGGACTGGGATCGCTCTTTAATCAAGAAGATCAGACTCCCAATTTTGCGCTGACCAAGAATGGGAAAGACATCAGTGGAGTGAGTGCTGGACCCTTTTACCAGCCACCCGGGGGGGGGCATCGGGTTGGTCTCCAATGGGGTCTCCGCCGATGCGGGGCTTCAAGTCGATTACGACATCATTAA
- a CDS encoding FUSC family protein, whose amino-acid sequence MTRQDLRLAVVTGLSAGLGLLSPIPYGYYSPLTTTAVLASTYGNSLRLGIQRLLGSLMGVIVLIIFTRGMELPLPLGLGLALATTRLFGGILGLQVGCKVAGNIIVMEWLVHEQVETVWGPIRLFWTGLGIVISL is encoded by the coding sequence TTGACTCGACAAGATCTACGCCTCGCCGTCGTCACCGGACTCAGTGCCGGACTTGGTCTCCTAAGCCCTATTCCCTATGGCTATTACTCACCACTCACAACAACAGCTGTCTTAGCAAGCACCTACGGAAATTCATTGAGGCTTGGCATTCAGAGACTGCTGGGCTCCCTCATGGGTGTCATTGTTCTGATCATTTTCACCCGAGGAATGGAGCTGCCTCTTCCTTTAGGGCTCGGACTGGCTCTAGCCACAACGCGGCTTTTTGGAGGAATTTTAGGTCTACAAGTGGGCTGCAAAGTGGCTGGGAATATCATTGTGATGGAATGGCTTGTCCATGAACAGGTAGAAACCGTCTGGGGCCCGATTCGCCTCTTCTGGACTGGACTTGGGATTGTTATATCACTATAG
- a CDS encoding aromatic acid exporter family protein yields MVSGLSCNFLVDDQDENTLRAARSRILGTISGGLVVFLVHTLLSGWIWILVSLLITIPLLRRLGGTSGLSTAVVITVMLLGTHDYALLNWSYVLNRSIDTLVGICVALVMGHLLWPKDRLKRMEEIHQKLMTALNRRMQHHTQALQGITTPPPPLNPGSITRGIFINSASDQYRTTTRSTASPPAHSAALETMHQPLAQPSIALDFKREAS; encoded by the coding sequence TTGGTATCCGGTCTTAGCTGTAATTTTTTGGTTGATGATCAAGATGAAAATACTCTACGAGCAGCTCGAAGCAGAATTCTCGGCACGATCAGTGGGGGCTTGGTTGTCTTTCTAGTCCATACACTTTTATCAGGCTGGATCTGGATATTGGTGAGTCTTCTGATCACCATCCCCCTGCTTCGGCGCCTGGGCGGGACCAGTGGTTTATCTACGGCTGTTGTGATTACTGTGATGCTTCTAGGGACCCATGATTACGCACTCTTAAATTGGAGTTATGTCCTCAATAGGAGCATCGACACCCTCGTTGGAATCTGCGTCGCCTTAGTGATGGGCCATTTGCTTTGGCCAAAAGATCGCTTGAAGCGCATGGAAGAGATTCATCAAAAACTGATGACCGCACTGAATCGGCGGATGCAGCATCACACGCAAGCACTGCAGGGGATCACGACTCCACCACCCCCATTAAATCCTGGCTCAATCACGCGAGGTATTTTTATAAATTCAGCGTCTGATCAATATCGAACAACAACACGGTCCACGGCATCGCCACCAGCTCATTCGGCTGCGCTGGAAACAATGCATCAGCCTTTGGCGCAGCCTTCGATCGCACTGGATTTTAAGCGAGAGGCTTCTTGA
- a CDS encoding LCP family protein, which produces MNVQRSPNKKTLFTAAVLGLFSGLLLSIPLSRSLIPSTEVPNLVSVSNPFEGWSSFDNENIVVLGMDAGGGNTDTIFILGIENGETSIIQIPRDSYIDSRSFGSMKANALHARGGPDAVKTELTRLMGRPINHHILVNLEGIRTISDLLGGLEVDVPKRLYYQDKSQGLLIDLQPGPQLLKGRELEGFLRWRHDGEGDFGRLDRQQLVLKSLFNKLIKPQHLIRLPALITAAGRNLETDLGPMELGKLITTMGTTELQTSRLKARPFYQNGVSYLDTQWPANVPERGIDSSESSSRRFQLLF; this is translated from the coding sequence ATGAACGTTCAAAGAAGTCCGAATAAAAAAACCCTGTTCACAGCAGCAGTGCTAGGACTCTTTAGTGGCTTGTTGCTATCGATCCCTCTCAGTCGATCCCTGATTCCATCAACAGAAGTTCCTAATCTGGTCTCCGTCAGCAACCCATTTGAAGGCTGGTCCAGCTTTGACAATGAGAATATCGTTGTTCTTGGGATGGATGCTGGAGGCGGCAATACAGACACCATTTTCATCCTTGGCATTGAAAATGGTGAAACCTCGATCATTCAAATCCCAAGAGATAGCTACATTGATTCTCGCAGCTTTGGTTCCATGAAGGCCAACGCACTTCATGCGAGAGGAGGACCAGATGCCGTCAAGACAGAATTAACTCGCTTAATGGGCCGCCCAATCAATCATCATATTTTAGTCAATCTCGAAGGAATTCGCACCATTAGTGATTTACTTGGAGGCCTAGAAGTTGATGTACCTAAACGCCTCTACTACCAAGATAAAAGCCAAGGATTACTGATTGATCTTCAGCCAGGCCCTCAGCTGCTCAAAGGCCGTGAACTTGAAGGTTTTCTACGCTGGCGCCACGATGGAGAGGGTGACTTTGGCCGACTTGACCGACAACAACTCGTCTTGAAAAGCCTCTTCAATAAACTCATCAAACCACAACATCTCATCCGTTTGCCAGCCCTCATCACGGCAGCTGGACGCAATCTTGAAACAGATCTTGGCCCTATGGAGTTAGGCAAACTAATCACCACGATGGGAACAACAGAACTCCAAACCAGTCGACTCAAGGCCCGTCCCTTCTATCAAAACGGAGTGAGTTATCTCGACACACAATGGCCCGCAAATGTTCCAGAACGAGGCATCGATTCGAGTGAATCCAGCAGCAGACGCTTCCAGTTGCTGTTCTGA
- a CDS encoding cation:proton antiporter, with translation MAASLSHLMHHPLGIFAQLVGISVLIPPLTRRLRLPDLVGLLVAGVLVGPHVLHWIDAKSETITLLSDIGAIYLLFTVGLEIDLEEFNRVKRRSVTFGALIFVLGVGTGFGIGQIFGFPFVPSLLLGALMATHTPLGYPIVRSYGAQRDESVIVSVGSTIFTDIAALLLLAVALGLGKGNLTPSSFTALLISIGVFAFVVVWGIRMLGRHLWMRSVIDENRVFLAVLLTLFVASLGAELAGVEKIVGAFLAGLAVNSVLPEGKVKEQVIFVGGALFIPIFFIHLGLLLDLGSLADSISNIEFTALMLTGALGCKALASVIAGRWFRYSRNQMLLMWSLAMPKVAATLATAFIGYQAGLLDNTVLNSVLAVMVVTATLGPTLTTRSVVALMEPNEHSGFGTPGLDQDLDVPGEVVRRPLKVLVPVANPETELILLKLAARLSQGEGDHNGQLLPLALVSPSLEEARGGLNRALSAARSRLSQAASNGEGLKATTRCLLRVDDDIAAGMSRSALEEGADLLLIGAGRPDPLRKWLLGDLVDGVCRTAHCPVVVANLGRRDLKELNQILVPIKDLSASAREQFELALRLLSTAPDPTSTTISLLHIHDPRFNRHERSWMEEQLLSWCPRNIPSQQIQIKLLQGPGIDSKIHWFSQNQDLVILRSQRRRVAGLPIPASDRTSNLVHQLGCPALMISDPLH, from the coding sequence ATGGCTGCTTCGCTGTCCCACCTAATGCATCACCCACTGGGCATTTTTGCTCAGCTTGTTGGGATCAGCGTCTTGATTCCGCCCTTAACCAGGCGGCTAAGGCTTCCGGATCTGGTCGGACTGTTAGTCGCTGGCGTCCTGGTTGGTCCCCACGTCTTGCATTGGATCGATGCCAAAAGCGAAACGATCACGCTTCTTTCTGATATCGGAGCGATCTATTTGCTGTTCACGGTTGGACTGGAAATCGACCTGGAAGAGTTCAACAGGGTGAAACGTCGCTCCGTGACCTTCGGAGCTCTGATTTTTGTTCTGGGGGTTGGAACGGGGTTCGGCATCGGCCAGATCTTTGGATTCCCCTTCGTGCCCAGCCTGCTCTTGGGGGCCCTGATGGCCACACACACTCCGCTGGGATATCCAATCGTGAGGAGTTACGGAGCCCAGCGTGACGAATCCGTGATTGTGAGCGTTGGAAGCACGATCTTCACCGACATTGCAGCGCTGTTACTGCTCGCTGTAGCCCTAGGGCTGGGCAAGGGAAACCTCACACCGAGCAGCTTTACAGCGCTGCTGATCAGCATCGGTGTGTTTGCTTTCGTCGTCGTCTGGGGCATTCGCATGCTTGGGCGCCATCTATGGATGCGCAGCGTCATCGATGAAAACCGGGTGTTTCTGGCGGTGTTACTCACCTTGTTTGTGGCTTCCCTTGGCGCTGAACTCGCAGGGGTTGAAAAAATTGTGGGCGCCTTTCTGGCTGGGCTCGCCGTGAATTCCGTCCTTCCAGAAGGCAAGGTCAAAGAGCAGGTGATCTTTGTGGGGGGAGCCTTATTCATCCCCATCTTCTTCATTCATCTAGGACTGCTGCTCGATCTCGGCAGCCTCGCCGACAGCATCAGCAACATTGAATTCACAGCCCTCATGCTCACTGGCGCTTTGGGGTGCAAAGCCCTGGCGTCCGTGATTGCCGGGCGCTGGTTCCGCTACAGCCGCAATCAAATGCTGCTGATGTGGTCGCTCGCCATGCCGAAGGTGGCCGCCACGCTTGCAACGGCATTCATTGGTTATCAAGCCGGATTGCTCGACAACACAGTTCTCAACAGCGTTCTGGCCGTCATGGTGGTCACGGCGACGCTCGGTCCAACCCTCACCACTCGATCCGTCGTGGCCCTGATGGAACCGAATGAACACTCCGGCTTTGGAACACCAGGACTCGATCAAGATCTGGATGTACCTGGAGAGGTGGTGCGACGCCCGCTGAAAGTGTTGGTGCCAGTGGCCAACCCAGAAACAGAGTTGATTCTGCTGAAGTTGGCGGCTCGACTCTCCCAGGGAGAGGGCGATCACAACGGGCAGCTCCTTCCGCTCGCACTGGTGAGCCCAAGCCTTGAGGAGGCTCGCGGTGGCTTAAATCGGGCCCTATCCGCCGCAAGGAGCAGGCTGAGTCAGGCAGCCAGCAACGGAGAGGGCCTCAAGGCAACCACGCGTTGCCTCCTACGCGTGGATGACGACATCGCTGCGGGCATGAGCAGAAGCGCTTTAGAGGAGGGAGCCGATCTGCTTTTAATCGGAGCAGGACGCCCTGACCCACTACGCAAATGGCTCCTGGGCGATCTGGTCGATGGGGTCTGCCGAACGGCTCATTGTCCTGTGGTGGTAGCCAATCTGGGGCGGCGAGACCTCAAGGAACTCAACCAAATTTTGGTTCCAATCAAAGATCTTTCGGCCAGTGCGCGCGAACAATTTGAGCTCGCCCTACGGCTCCTATCCACCGCGCCTGACCCGACATCCACCACCATCAGCCTTCTTCACATCCATGATCCGCGCTTTAATCGCCACGAACGATCCTGGATGGAAGAGCAACTACTGAGCTGGTGTCCGCGTAACATCCCCAGCCAACAGATTCAAATCAAACTGCTGCAAGGACCTGGCATCGATTCAAAAATCCACTGGTTCAGCCAAAACCAAGATCTCGTGATTCTGCGTTCACAACGACGTCGCGTTGCTGGCCTCCCCATTCCGGCCAGTGATCGCACGAGCAACTTGGTGCATCAGTTGGGCTGTCCGGCCCTAATGATTAGCGATCCACTCCACTAA
- a CDS encoding ABC transporter ATP-binding protein: protein MADQILPGRTQPALPRLLSHLQPYRRRVWMAVSCSIINKVFDLLPPVLIGLAVDVVVQQDSSWLAALGAATVPSQLIVLALLSFLVWTAESLFEYLYGVLWRNLAQTTQHSLRLEAYDHLQKLEMDFFERDSTGRLLTVLGDDIHQLERFLERGANEILQLVTTVLLVGGAMTLMAPGVALFAFLPIPIILVGSLNFQRRLAPRYRDVRQRAGDLASRLSNNLGGMLTIKSFATEAWELEQLRSASDSYRQCNRQAIRISAAFIPLIRFAILFAFLAILLIGGIQAWQGLIAVGTYSFLVFITQRLLWPLTTLGQTLDDYQRSMASTQRVLDLIDTPIQIASGSTRLNPRTIKGDIRYEHVCFSYRDREPLLNNFNLAIRAGETIGIVGATGSGKSSLVKLLLRLYPLTSGRIVLDNHPIASLHLQDLRRCIALVSQDVYLFHGSVAENIAYGSPEASRSFIVWAAEQAEALAFIESLPQGLDTLVGERGQRLSGGQRQRIALARAILKNVPVLILDEATAAVDNETEAAIQRSLMRITANRTTLVIAHRLSTVRHADQIIVMDAGRIVEQGTHDQLLHKPGAYADLWRVQAGLRSDEALTL from the coding sequence ATGGCCGATCAAATTCTGCCTGGTCGCACTCAGCCTGCCCTGCCAAGGCTTTTAAGCCATCTACAGCCCTACAGAAGACGGGTCTGGATGGCAGTGAGCTGCTCCATCATCAACAAAGTCTTTGATCTGCTGCCTCCAGTCCTCATTGGCCTCGCCGTTGATGTTGTTGTTCAGCAAGATTCTTCATGGCTGGCGGCCTTGGGTGCGGCAACAGTGCCCAGCCAACTGATTGTTCTGGCGCTGCTGTCCTTCCTGGTCTGGACCGCAGAATCACTCTTTGAATATCTCTACGGTGTTTTGTGGCGCAATCTTGCACAAACCACCCAACACAGTCTGAGGTTGGAGGCCTACGACCATCTCCAAAAACTAGAGATGGATTTCTTCGAAAGAGATAGCACTGGGCGCCTTCTCACCGTTCTTGGTGATGATATCCATCAGCTAGAACGCTTTCTTGAACGGGGCGCAAACGAAATTCTTCAATTAGTCACCACCGTTCTGCTGGTCGGTGGCGCCATGACATTGATGGCACCGGGAGTAGCACTCTTCGCCTTTCTACCGATCCCGATCATCCTTGTGGGATCACTCAATTTTCAACGTCGCCTAGCGCCGCGATATCGCGACGTACGCCAACGAGCTGGAGATCTCGCCTCTCGACTTTCTAACAATCTTGGCGGGATGCTCACGATCAAAAGCTTTGCAACGGAAGCATGGGAACTCGAACAACTACGTTCAGCCAGTGATTCCTACCGACAGTGCAATCGTCAGGCGATTCGAATCTCTGCTGCCTTTATCCCCCTGATTCGCTTTGCAATCTTATTTGCCTTTTTAGCGATCCTTCTGATCGGAGGCATCCAAGCTTGGCAAGGACTTATCGCTGTGGGGACCTACAGCTTCTTGGTCTTTATTACCCAGCGACTGCTCTGGCCCCTCACCACATTGGGACAAACCTTGGACGATTACCAACGTTCAATGGCCTCCACACAGCGAGTTCTCGATCTCATTGACACTCCAATTCAAATCGCCAGTGGAAGCACTCGCCTCAACCCAAGGACTATCAAAGGAGACATACGCTATGAACATGTTTGCTTCTCCTATAGAGATCGCGAACCACTACTCAACAACTTCAACCTAGCGATTCGTGCAGGAGAAACCATTGGCATTGTGGGTGCCACAGGCTCAGGGAAAAGTTCACTGGTTAAATTACTCCTGAGGCTTTATCCGCTCACGAGCGGCAGGATTGTTCTTGACAACCATCCGATTGCATCGCTGCATCTGCAAGATCTTCGCCGATGCATTGCACTCGTGAGTCAAGATGTTTATTTGTTTCACGGAAGCGTCGCAGAAAATATTGCCTACGGATCTCCTGAAGCGTCTAGGTCGTTCATCGTTTGGGCAGCGGAACAAGCCGAAGCCCTAGCTTTTATCGAAAGCCTCCCGCAAGGATTGGACACGCTTGTAGGCGAAAGAGGTCAGCGTTTGTCCGGTGGTCAGCGCCAGAGAATTGCCCTGGCTAGAGCCATCTTAAAAAATGTACCCGTGTTGATCCTCGATGAAGCAACAGCCGCTGTTGACAATGAAACAGAGGCGGCAATTCAGCGTTCGCTCATGCGCATTACCGCGAATCGGACCACACTGGTGATTGCGCATCGACTTAGCACCGTGCGACATGCCGATCAGATCATTGTGATGGACGCTGGTCGCATTGTTGAACAGGGCACCCATGATCAACTTCTGCACAAACCAGGCGCTTACGCCGACCTTTGGCGGGTTCAAGCTGGCTTACGCAGTGACGAAGCGCTGACGCTTTAA
- a CDS encoding RNA-binding protein, with translation MTIYIGNLSFQAEQEDLLDLFGQYGEVKSASLPLDRETGRKRGFGFVEMATDEDEQKAIDDLQNVEWMGRMIRVNKATPRERTGGGGGGGRGGYGGGGNGGGNGGGGYGGGNRW, from the coding sequence ATGACCATCTACATCGGTAATCTGTCTTTCCAGGCAGAACAAGAAGATCTTCTCGATCTATTCGGTCAATACGGAGAGGTTAAGAGCGCAAGTCTTCCTCTCGATCGCGAAACAGGCCGCAAGCGCGGATTTGGCTTCGTTGAAATGGCCACAGACGAAGATGAGCAAAAAGCCATCGACGACCTCCAGAACGTGGAGTGGATGGGTCGCATGATCCGCGTTAACAAAGCAACCCCACGTGAGCGCACTGGCGGTGGCGGTGGCGGTGGCCGCGGCGGTTACGGCGGCGGCGGCAACGGTGGTGGCAATGGCGGCGGCGGCTACGGCGGCGGCAACCGCTGGTGA
- a CDS encoding DEAD/DEAH box helicase, producing MTNTPAQGEGSCSVDLSMSEISETTSSEPIDDVFTTVIEKVEEPEAPSGFSEFGFSEALLKTLADKGYKEPSPIQKEAIPELMLGRDLVGQAQTGTGKTAAFALPLLERLQGDSPLPSVLVLAPTRELAMQVAEAFKAYSAGHPHLNVLAIYGGSDFRSQINALRRGVDVVVGTPGRVMDHMRQGTLNTSGLRSLVLDEADEMLRMGFIDDVEWILEQLPEERQVVLFSATMPNEIRRLSKRYLREPAEITIKTKEKEARRIRHRCITMQNSHKLEALNRVLEAVTGEGVIIFARTKAITLTVAESLEAAGHDVAVLNGDVPQNQRERTVERLRKGTVNILVATDVAARGLDVDRIGLVINYDMPFDSEAYVHRIGRTGRAGRSGEAILFITPRERRFVGNLERAVGQAIEPMDIPSNAEINQSRLDRLRTRLSAEATSEDKPDEETALLQELIQRVAQELEVEPGQLTLAAMRLAVGEGPLLVQGDESWLKAPMRNDRRDDRRGDRGGHERGRRPERASRPPEDDMERFRVEVGHRDRVKPGNLVGAIANESGLEGRMIGRIQIFETHSLVDLPKGMPENVFNSLRRLKVMNRELQIRQDS from the coding sequence ATGACCAATACACCAGCTCAGGGCGAAGGGTCCTGTTCAGTGGATCTCAGCATGTCTGAGATTTCCGAGACCACGTCATCGGAACCCATCGATGACGTGTTTACAACGGTGATTGAAAAAGTCGAAGAGCCAGAGGCACCGTCTGGATTCTCAGAATTCGGCTTCAGTGAAGCCCTGCTCAAAACACTTGCTGATAAGGGATATAAAGAGCCCTCGCCGATTCAAAAGGAGGCCATCCCTGAGCTCATGCTCGGACGTGATCTCGTGGGCCAAGCGCAAACCGGCACAGGGAAAACCGCCGCCTTCGCTCTGCCTTTGCTGGAGCGATTGCAAGGAGACAGCCCGCTCCCGAGCGTGCTTGTGCTGGCACCGACCCGTGAGCTCGCGATGCAGGTCGCAGAAGCATTCAAGGCCTATTCCGCTGGGCACCCTCACCTCAATGTGCTGGCGATCTACGGGGGATCCGATTTCCGCTCCCAAATCAACGCGTTAAGGCGTGGTGTTGACGTCGTTGTGGGCACCCCAGGACGGGTCATGGATCACATGCGCCAAGGAACGCTGAATACGAGCGGATTGCGCAGCCTCGTCCTCGATGAGGCCGATGAAATGCTGCGCATGGGTTTCATCGACGACGTCGAATGGATCCTTGAACAATTGCCTGAAGAGCGTCAGGTCGTGCTGTTTTCAGCGACGATGCCGAATGAAATCCGCAGGCTCTCCAAGCGCTATTTGCGTGAACCGGCAGAAATCACGATCAAAACGAAGGAGAAGGAGGCGCGCCGCATCCGTCATCGCTGCATCACGATGCAGAACTCTCACAAGCTCGAAGCACTCAACCGTGTGCTCGAGGCGGTGACGGGTGAAGGAGTGATTATTTTTGCCCGCACCAAAGCCATCACCCTCACCGTCGCGGAATCCCTCGAAGCCGCTGGTCACGACGTGGCTGTGCTCAACGGAGATGTGCCCCAAAACCAACGGGAGCGCACTGTGGAACGCCTGCGCAAAGGAACCGTCAACATCCTGGTTGCCACCGATGTGGCAGCGCGCGGACTCGACGTTGATCGCATCGGTCTCGTGATCAACTACGACATGCCTTTTGATAGTGAGGCTTACGTGCACCGCATCGGTCGCACAGGCCGAGCGGGCCGCAGTGGGGAAGCCATCCTGTTCATCACGCCCAGGGAGCGGAGATTCGTTGGCAATCTCGAACGCGCCGTGGGACAGGCCATTGAACCGATGGACATCCCTAGCAATGCCGAAATCAACCAGAGTCGACTCGACCGTCTTCGCACCCGCTTGAGCGCTGAAGCCACCAGCGAAGACAAACCAGATGAAGAAACCGCTCTGCTTCAAGAACTCATCCAACGCGTAGCCCAAGAGCTTGAGGTGGAACCCGGTCAACTCACCCTGGCCGCCATGAGGTTGGCCGTTGGCGAAGGACCTCTGTTGGTGCAGGGCGATGAAAGCTGGTTGAAAGCTCCAATGCGCAACGACAGGAGAGATGACCGACGCGGAGATCGCGGTGGTCACGAGCGCGGCAGGCGACCCGAGCGGGCATCACGCCCACCCGAAGATGATATGGAGCGGTTCAGGGTTGAGGTCGGCCATCGCGATCGCGTCAAACCCGGCAACCTTGTTGGAGCCATCGCCAATGAGTCAGGACTCGAAGGGCGGATGATTGGGCGAATTCAAATCTTTGAAACGCACAGCCTGGTGGACCTTCCCAAAGGGATGCCTGAGAACGTTTTCAATTCACTACGCCGACTGAAAGTGATGAATCGAGAGCTTCAAATCCGCCAGGATTCCTAA
- a CDS encoding phosphomannose isomerase type II C-terminal cupin domain yields MSGIERVIRPWGWYEDLGSGPGYKLKRLLIKNGQRLSLQRHQHRSENWTVAQGSGELFCQGQWSNVSAGDTLHIPKGAIHRALGGDGDLLIIEVQHGSILEESDIERLEDDFGRVLR; encoded by the coding sequence ATGAGCGGGATCGAGAGAGTGATCCGCCCTTGGGGCTGGTACGAAGATCTCGGCAGTGGCCCGGGCTACAAGCTGAAGCGTTTGCTGATAAAGAACGGGCAACGCTTGAGCCTGCAACGCCATCAGCATCGCAGCGAAAACTGGACAGTGGCGCAAGGAAGCGGCGAGCTGTTCTGCCAGGGGCAATGGTCGAATGTCTCAGCAGGAGACACCCTGCATATTCCCAAAGGAGCCATCCACAGAGCGCTGGGCGGAGATGGCGACCTGCTGATCATTGAGGTCCAGCATGGCTCGATCCTCGAAGAAAGCGATATCGAACGCCTAGAGGACGATTTCGGCAGAGTGTTAAGATAA
- a CDS encoding ATP-dependent RecD-like DNA helicase gives MKSAASEALLSLQRGLLATLQRRLPPEQNSEPLVELLRALTLALGRGDISLALHDGSEVPEGIESDGWPRVHREALLASGWLDGDQSVLVLHHNTLSWRRWHGAMQELERELQRRYLQAPIHAPSHATPHGSRTSQRSKTSDLSPEQQSAIHAIDRYGVVLLSGGPGTGKTSTVLHMLLRAFENQPNLRARLAAPTGKAARRLQDAIRSHPTTASLPCTTLHRLLEARPGGFGRHRRNPLHLDLLIVDEMSMVDLELGRALLSALPSHCQLVLVGDSAQLPPIGAGAVWQHLQAPDQNERFEEGAITLTKVYRNRGALAQMSALLRDQGLNPFWSQLSTLPKTSNISLFQPKTKQIPEAVHAVLTRHLDHLQARARALELDADGQPHQQQAQDLLGILDTLMVLCPRRRGPWGVDAVHQRMIASSEPQRWPSGLPVLCSENQPELGLANGDLGVMIGEGAHQRALFLSSDPSGESRHALLHPARLRHLEPALALSIHKAQGCEMDKVLLLWPALDDRQSSSLLYTAITRAKQQLLLFADPSALALGRSAGSRHPEDQSRIGDA, from the coding sequence ATGAAATCTGCAGCGTCGGAGGCTCTCCTTTCCCTTCAGCGCGGATTGCTCGCCACGCTTCAACGGCGCTTGCCGCCGGAGCAAAACAGTGAACCACTTGTGGAGCTCTTGCGTGCCCTCACCCTTGCGCTTGGCCGAGGGGACATTTCCCTTGCACTCCACGATGGATCCGAGGTTCCAGAGGGGATCGAGAGTGATGGCTGGCCCAGGGTTCACCGGGAAGCCTTGCTGGCGAGTGGATGGCTGGACGGTGACCAATCCGTCTTGGTCTTGCACCACAACACCCTCTCCTGGCGTCGCTGGCATGGAGCCATGCAAGAGCTCGAACGCGAACTTCAACGCCGCTACCTCCAGGCCCCAATCCATGCCCCAAGCCATGCCACACCCCACGGCAGCCGTACCAGCCAGCGATCGAAGACCTCCGATCTCAGTCCCGAACAGCAATCGGCGATTCACGCCATCGATCGCTACGGCGTGGTTTTACTCAGCGGAGGTCCCGGAACCGGTAAAACCAGCACGGTGTTGCACATGCTGCTCCGCGCCTTTGAGAATCAACCAAATCTTCGGGCCCGACTTGCCGCTCCCACTGGCAAGGCCGCACGTCGCCTCCAGGACGCCATTCGCAGCCACCCAACCACCGCGTCCTTGCCCTGCACCACTCTTCATCGCCTGCTGGAGGCCCGTCCCGGAGGCTTTGGCCGTCACCGACGCAACCCCCTGCATTTGGACCTACTCATCGTCGACGAAATGTCGATGGTGGACTTGGAGCTAGGCCGCGCCCTGTTGAGTGCACTGCCAAGCCATTGCCAACTGGTCTTGGTGGGAGACAGCGCTCAGTTGCCACCGATTGGTGCTGGAGCGGTCTGGCAGCATCTTCAGGCCCCTGATCAAAACGAGCGTTTTGAGGAAGGGGCGATCACCCTCACGAAGGTGTACCGCAACCGAGGTGCCCTCGCGCAGATGAGTGCGTTGCTCCGTGACCAAGGCTTGAACCCGTTCTGGTCGCAACTGAGCACGTTGCCGAAAACCTCCAACATCAGCCTGTTTCAGCCCAAAACAAAGCAGATCCCCGAGGCTGTGCATGCCGTACTGACGCGGCATCTTGACCATCTCCAAGCAAGAGCAAGAGCTTTAGAGCTCGACGCTGATGGGCAACCCCATCAACAACAAGCGCAAGACCTTCTCGGCATCCTTGACACCCTCATGGTGCTCTGCCCGCGACGTCGCGGGCCATGGGGTGTGGATGCCGTCCATCAACGGATGATTGCTAGCTCTGAACCTCAGCGCTGGCCGTCGGGCTTGCCAGTGTTGTGCAGCGAAAATCAGCCAGAACTGGGCCTCGCCAATGGAGATCTCGGGGTGATGATCGGAGAGGGGGCGCATCAACGGGCCCTGTTTCTCAGCAGCGACCCCTCGGGCGAGAGCCGGCATGCGCTGTTGCATCCAGCCCGTCTTCGACACCTAGAGCCAGCCCTGGCACTCAGCATCCACAAAGCTCAGGGCTGCGAGATGGACAAGGTGCTGCTGCTCTGGCCTGCACTCGACGATCGCCAAAGCAGTTCGCTGCTTTACACAGCCATCACCCGCGCCAAACAGCAACTGCTTTTATTTGCAGATCCATCAGCATTGGCCCTAGGCCGCTCAGCAGGATCTCGGCATCCTGAAGATCAAAGCAGGATCGGGGATGCGTAG